Proteins encoded in a region of the Diospyros lotus cultivar Yz01 chromosome 9, ASM1463336v1, whole genome shotgun sequence genome:
- the LOC127809118 gene encoding aspartic proteinase PCS1-like, with translation MALSAPHLLLLQLFISWIFFLPRLCLCSVMQPVLLPLKAKAIPAGSILRPPNKLSFRHNVSLTVSLSVGTPPQEVTMVLDTGSELSWLHCKRTPNAASVFDPVRSSSYSPVPCLSPTCKTRTRDFSIPVSCDSKQLCHATLAYADASSVEGNLATETFRVDDSGLPGLVFGCMDSGSSSNPGEDSKTTGLIGMNRGSLSFVSQMRSPKFSYCISGRDSSGILLFGEARFPWLRPLNYTPLVQITTPLPYFDRVAYTVQLEGIKVSGKTLPLAKSVFEPDHTGAGQTMVDSGTQFTFLLGPAYNALKNEFLQQTKGLLRPLGDPNFVFQGAMDLCYRVELTRATLPQLPTVTLMLRGAEMSVSGERLLYRVPGMVREKDSVHCFTFGNSDLLGVEAYLIGHHHQQNMWMEFDLAKSRVGLAEVRCDLASQRLGLGV, from the coding sequence ATGGCCTTGTCggctcctcatcttcttcttcttcagctctTCATTTCGTGGATATTCTTCTTACCTAGGCTGTGTCTTTGTTCAGTGATGCAACCAGTGTTGTTACCACTCAAGGCGAAGGCCATTCCGGCTGGCTCGATTCTCCGGCCACCCAACAAGCTCTCTTTCCGCCACAACGTCTCGCTGACAGTCTCCCTCTCCGTCGGCACTCCGCCGCAGGAAGTCACCATGGTGCTCGACACCGGCAGCGAGCTTTCCTGGCTTCACTGCAAGCGGACGCCAAACGCGGCCTCCGTTTTCGATCCGGTCCGGTCCTCTTCCTACTCGCCCGTACCCTGTTTGTCGCCCACCTGCAAGACCCGGACCCGGGACTTCTCCATACCCGTTTCCTGCGACTCCAAGCAGCTCTGCCACGCCACGCTCGCCTACGCCGACGCCTCCTCCGTCGAAGGCAACCTGGCCACAGAGACCTTCCGGGTCGACGATTCCGGCCTTCCGGGTTTGGTGTTCGGTTGCATGGATTCGGGTTCGAGCTCCAACCCGGGCGAGGACTCCAAGACGACCGGGTTAATAGGCATGAACCGGGGGTCTCTATCTTTCGTCAGCCAAATGCGTTCTCCCAAGTTCTCGTACTGCATTTCAGGCCGTGACTCGTCGGGTATTCTGCTCTTCGGGGAGGCCCGGTTCCCCTGGCTCCGACCCTTGAACTACACGCCCTTGGTCCAAATCACGACCCCCTTACCCTACTTCGACCGGGTTGCGTACACGGTCCAGCTCGAGGGAATAAAAGTATCGGGGAAAACCCTACCCCTAGCCAAATCCGTCTTCGAGCCCGACCACACCGGTGCGGGTCAAACAATGGTCGACTCGGGTACCCAGTTCACCTTCCTCCTCGGCCCGGCTTACAACGCTCTGAAAAACGAATTCCTGCAACAAACCAAAGGCCTGCTCCGCCCTCTGGGAGACCCAAACTTCGTATTCCAAGGAGCCATGGACTTATGCTACCGGGTCGAATTAACCCGCGCAACGCTGCCCCAATTACCCACCGTGACCCTCATGCTCCGGGGCGCCGAAATGAGCGTATCGGGCGAGAGACTACTGTATCGGGTGCCCGGCATGGTGAGGGAAAAAGATTCGGTGCATTGCTTCACATTTGGCAACTCTGATCTGCTGGGCGTGGAAGCCTATCTGATCGGACATCATCATCAGCAGAACATGTGGATGGAGTTCGATCTGGCCAAGTCAAGGGTCGGATTGGCCGAGGTTAGATGTGACCTAGCTAGTCAACGGCTTGGCCTCGGGGTCTAA